Below is a genomic region from Salvelinus fontinalis isolate EN_2023a chromosome 38, ASM2944872v1, whole genome shotgun sequence.
gtattgatttgttgttaatgaAAATACATTTAAAGAAAATCCCATGCCAATAATGCCCCATGAATCGAATAgttagaacaatgagacagttaTTTCACTGGCTGTATAAATATGAAAAATCCGCTTCCTCTAGCGggtagtgggagaagatggaacaaTATGGATTTTGCCGAGATCCTGCAAATATTATCAtcaattaaacatttgatctcaatacacttttctgttcccaaaactagaatctgttatgaacagaatggactaagttttgtagacttcacCCATTTTCATAAGTTTTTAAAAAATCGCGCTGTTTAGGAGTGCAAAGGCGAATTTAgttattgcacacacacacacatttcacagagtaggcgttccctaacggaaatatgagATATATactagaacgcgccaataggatatCGCTAGCGCGTGCTTGGTTCTGCCCACTACGACTCATTTGATACCATTGGAAACGACAAGCTGTGGTCTGTCTTGGTTTAGTTAAATCTTTGCTACAGTCAACTGCGTTTCCTTGTTTAGTTCAACTTCCGCATCTGACATAAAGTAACGCTAGACGCTGTATAATGATTTTATAGCATAAATAGTTTGTATTAAAGTACTTATAATAGCGGACTGTTAACGAACATGGTTATGTAATTGTGCGTGATCGAAATTGATTACCAGGTGTTAGTCTGTTGCATTTGCATGACAAAACAGGGGACACGGTGTGTCATTTAGTTAGCTTAGCTTGCTTTTGCTAGCTACTTGATCAGATCAGCTAGATTGTAGCCACTTCAACCTACACTATTCATTGGCTACGCCAACGGAATAGCTGGCTACATCTTTTCAGAATGAAGGTATGTCTAAAAGTTGTTTGTTACAGTATTCAGGATGCGTAACGTTCTACAACGTTTCAAAAGTTGCATGACAGCTGCTTTGTTAATTACGGCTTTACCTATTTCGCAATGATATACGACATCTACCACGGTGTTCATGTCAAGCTCGTTTCTGTAATTGAACGTTCAATTCAACACAGTTGATGTTCGACAGTTTTGCATTGAGTGCTCACGGAATGTTGCAGCAACCATCCTGAATGCACCTTAGGTCAGGGGTGTGCAAGTCAAGATGGCGGGCTAGTTTCATTTCCTCCTGCAAACAGTGATgttatgccgcgttcaaaacaactgaacTCAGAAATCTCCAACTTCcgagcgttcaagacaactgaaaATTCGAAGAGACGAGCTccgatcatttaaaaaaaaactgtccTACTCCtaattccaactcgggaactaTAAATAGGGcctctagagctccgactttctgaGCTATAGATCagtgacgtcatgatttgacctcgtatttttccgAGTTCTCTTGAACGCACCATTCTTGTAAACCGCTTTGCTGCGCATTTTACTTGTCAGAGTTCACATGGTCTGACTCGCTGTTGTAGCGGAGTTTTGTCTTGGTAGGCCTACTTGCACATGATATGTATCTCATGTCTTGGGAATAACAGAAATGGtgacagtgtacaaaacattaggaacaccgtcctaatattgagttgcaccctgctttcccctcagaacagcctcaattatttGGGGCAGGGACTCTACAAAAtgtcgaaagctttccacagggatgttgacttcaatttttatttttattttttattttaccgttattttaccaggtaagttgactgagaacacgttctcatttgcagcaacgacctggggaatagttacaggggagaggagggggatgaatgagccaattgtaaactggggattattaggtgaccatgatggtttgagggccagattgggaatttagccaggacaccggggttaacacccctactcttacgataagtgccatggaatctttaatgacctcagagagtcaggacacccgtttaacgtcccatccgaaagacggcaccctacacagggcagtgtccccaatcactgccctggggcattgggatattttttagaccagaggaaagagtgcctcctactggccctccaacaccacttccagcagcatctggtctcccatccagggcctgaccaggacccaccctgcttagcttcagaagcaagccagtagtggtatgcagggtggtatgcttcccgcagttgtgtcaagttggctggatgtctttttgggtgatggaccattcatgatacacacaggaaactgttgagcttggaaaaccccagcagcgttgcactCAAACCGTTGCGCCtgggcacctactaccatacctccttcaaaggcacttaaatcttttgtcttgcccattcactctctgaatggctaACACATACAATCCAtgtgcttaaaaatccttctttaacctgtcttatCCCCTTCATCTatattgattgaagtggatttaacaggtgatatcaataagagatcatagctttcacctgttcagtatgtaatggaaagagcacgtgttcctaatgttttgtataatcATTGTAAATATCACAAGGAAGGTATATTTTCTCAGTAGTCCTACTACAGCATTAAAAGTGCAGCACTCGTTTACTGCTTTTATCGGTGTCATTGTGTCCAAATGAATTGGTTAGGCAATGAATCAGTCATGCAGTGAAACAGACCAAATAAGCCTTACAAAGTATAGTATTTTAATCGTGTACCATTATATATTTTCCCCAGGTGTCCATGTCACCCCCACACACAGCAACGTCTGTGCGGCTGTTAGTTCTGGCTGTTCAGCTGGTCTTGTTGGTGTGTGGAGGCCAGGCCAGTGACGACACCAAGAGGTGTAAGCTGTTCTCTGATTCCCCGGCAGAACGGAAGGTCCTCAGTCTTCTAGAACCGCTCACTAACAAGACGTAAGGAATGACTGTTTTAGAAATggaagaaaacatagaaatatctGTGGTATATCCTATTGCTTTACCAGGTGAGGGGTATCAAAGCAAGGGTTAGCAAAAAAGTAAGACCACGCACACTGACGTCCATTGCTTGGGGAGATGAAATTATACTTTGTCAGCTGTCGCAGAAATTAGCTTTGCATGATGGTATAAAAAGGTTATTGTTCAGCAGTCAGGAGGCCACATTATGCTTGGAAACTCCCTTAGTTTAAATTTTCCAGAGATTGTTCATTCTAGTCTACATCAATGTAACATCACACGTAAAACTTATACAAGGTAACGTTACCACAGTTTTTTTCCCACGGTTCCCTTGGTTACAGTTTCTCGGTGGCGACGACAAGCGGCAAGGAGAGCTACACGTACAAGTTCCAGGTGTGTGGGGATGCGGGGAAAACGGTAGGAGCGGGACTTGTTCAGATCGACCAGAAGGGGGAAAAAAGTGAGACAGTGCTTGGCCTATACACTGCAACACAGGCTATCGGAGGAAGTAAGAATGTCCGGGTTCTTTATCTTTTCCTTTGAAAAAGTCATGTGGCGTTCGTATCAGTGTGTTACGGTATATCATAGTATCTCTGTAAGTCAGCTCTAGCATGACCAGATGTAGTGAtgcgctatctctctcgctcgctctttctctcgctctctgctacCCATCACCCCCTACAGGTGACTGGGTGATGTTGATCTACAGCAACGGCACCAAGTATGACGCCCACTGTTCCAAGGAGATGAGGAAAGCCATCGTCATGATCTCTTGCAACAGAGGAGTGGaaatggtgggagagagggagggagggtttggTCCAAATTCTTCAATGTATATAGATCACTGTGGTGTGGTGATTTGTCATGACTCTCTCCCTGTCACACATTGATGCACACCTTTCTACATCCCCGCCTATTGAACTCCCTCTTGCTAaaacctctgtcttcctctctttctctcactctccccatGTATCTCTTAGGGGaagctggaagtggtgttggaggagagggagaggaacacggACTGTTTCTATCTGTTTGAACTGGACTCCAGTGCTGTCTGTCCTGCTCTGCCATCCCAGCTCAGTGCAGGTTCCATAATACTCATAATGTTAGTACTAAGATTATGCATCCTTCCTGATTACACACATTCCAGTGACTACAGAAATACTTAGACTTATCCCCAACCTGCTGGCTGGCATGCAGGGCAGCAACCAAGGCTCTCCATTTGTCTCTCCAACAAATACTCAATACCCATGAAATGGACTTGTCATTTGCTCACAACAAACAAAGCTACAAGACCAAGCAAAACGGATCATATTTACATATTTATTGGTATTCATTATGATAATGGTCTCTTATTTCCTCAACGCTTAACAAAACAGAACACCAGAATAATTATCACTGTGAATCATTTTGATGTTTGTTCATGTGTCAATTAATGGGATGCGTTTCCAACTGGGGATTTGAcaccatttttttaaattttatttttcaTTCCTCTGTCCCAGTGGGTTTGTCCTCTTGTCAGTGTACCTCATTTGTGGATTCCTCTACCAGCGGTTGATTGTCGGGGCCAAAGGGTTGCAGCAGTTCCCCAACTATGTCTTCTGGACGCAGGTTGGCAACCTGGCAGCGGTGAGTGTTTGTAGAAGTCACATCACTGTCTCACGTCAGGTGGCGTCACTACTACGTGAAGCTCGTCTCTCAACCGTTCTGTCTTGTAGGACGAGGACCTTATCAGAAAAAAATCTAGATTTTGCTCATCCGCCTAACACTAATTCCGAAAATCGCTCCTCTCTTGGTAGCGATGACGTACTGGCTACTACGGCAAATTATGCTCGCTCAGCTGAGCAAACGTGCTCCAGCTAGCAGCCCAGTGCAAGCTGTTTGAATGGCCATACAGTAGCTAGTTTGCCAGCTTGATGAAGTACGGCAGCAAAGTTCTGGGACTGTTCTCAGAAATCAGCATGTATCTGACTCGAACAGATGGCACTGTGCCTCGCTACTTTGGAACATTTGGCCAATGCGATAATGTCCCAGAGAGCAGTCATCTGTGCCTTTGAACTCTGCGCGCTAATTACAGCAGAACCGATATCATAAACTAATTTATCCATTAGCTGGAACTTCACTACGCTAGCTAGAGGGAGTATTCAGCATGGAGTGTGTGAACTGGCATTATTAACATCCCTGCCTTTCATTTCATATGGATTGATTTGAGACTGGTTCAGTAAGCAGACACGAGCTAGCTAGCACATTTCGAATTTCATAAATACTGATTCTACCACCACAAAATACCTTAGCTAGAGAATTAGCTAGTGACGACTTGCTCATGAAAAAACATCAATATTAGCTACAGGTTTATTGTTTTAGGTAAGATTAACTCTGACTCTTTTGAAGATGAAAGGGGGTTTAGTGGACGATGTCACCTTGGTAACATGTTTTAGCTTCTTTCTAGCTATGCCATGAGTGTTTGCGAGTTATCAGATAGTTCAGTGCAGATGGCCGTTGCACTATCTGACGTGAGACTATGGACGTCACATATCTCTCTGGTACAATCCCAAACCAAACCCTATCCCCTACGAGTGTTTTAGGTTGGAAGAGGTTATATGGGTTGATTTTGGATTCAGGGTCTGTTGAAGAAGGGTATATGGGTTGATTTGGTATTTTAGTGTCTatgtttggggcggcaggtagcctagtggttagagctcgaatccccgagctgacaaggtaaaaaatctgtcgttctgctcctgaacaaggcagttcctaggccgtcattgtaaataagaatttgttcttaactgacttgcctagttaaataaatgttaaatataaaaatatgttGGATGGTATATGGGTTGATTTGGTATTTTAGTGTCTATGTTGAAGGAGGGTATATgggttgatttgggattcagGGTCTATGTTGGAGGGTATATGGGTTGATTTGGGACTCAGGGTCTATGTTGAAGGAGGGTATATgggttgatttgggattcagGGTCTATGTTGAAGGGTATATGGGTTGATTTGGGATTGTGTCTATGCATTACTTGAGGGCACTTAGCTGTTCTTTTGAGGGCTGGGATTGGCTGGTCAGTCATAactcttctcactctctctctccctcaccctcaggATGGATGTAATTTCGTGTTTAGGACACAGGGCACCGAAGAGGAACCTCCCACATACAGGGGTGTGTCCACAGAGCCAGAGGAGCAGCCAGAAGAGAGGGATGACCACTTGCTTCCCATGTGATCTGATGTCAGTACTGGGAGGGATCTATCCCACATGACGCTTTTGACGCTTTGGATAGATATTGcccttaggcacagatctaggatcatcaCTTACTCTCTCCAAATCCGGAGAAACATAAAACTGACCTCAGTTCAGTGTCTAGCCGCAACTTCATCCTAGTTCATTTTGACAGTTTCAGGGATGAGTTTAGAGGTGGGCACACCAGTTTATGGAAGGCTGGAGGATCTATGATTCCAAAACACTTAGTTTGTTATATTAGATGGTAAGTCACCTGTCCTGGTTAACATGGCACAGGCGTCATTATTTGGAGGTGGCAACAAAAACCTGGATACACTTTTTTTTCCTTTCATGACCTGGAGTGGCCACCTCTGGATGGAGAGTGACGTCTCAAAAATGGACTCTGTTACATCTGGTTCATCTGGCACAATAGGTGTCGTTACTAGTTAACACTGCCACAAAGTTAtgaaccccgcctatttctacaatttatcttcttaaaatctgatttttaaACCtaactaaccttaaccacactgataACCTGATGCCTAACCCTGACTTTTAAATTGAGACCAAAATAAAAAGATTGTTTTCATTCATTTTCACGATagagccaattttgactttgtggctgtctAATCTAGTGGAAACCGTAAGGCCTTTCTGACGTGTTAGTGCTGACACAATGCAACCATAGGAACAGTTTCTAACACGTGACTCCCATCCAGTTTGTTTCAGTAGCTGATGGCTGTGTACTGACTCgtaggtcacactttatttgaaggaCTGCTTATGCACTGCTTAGAATTATTTTTACATGGTAATATTACAGTAAGTGAATACGTAGGCTTTTGTTCATGATTTATATGCTTACAGGTCATTGTAATTTAAATGGTTtatacatttaaaatggttagatATATTTACTATTGTTAAGAAATAATAAACTCACTTAGCCTAAAGTTTTCAAATGGGTAAAAATATTTAATAACGACCTTCAAATTAAGTTGGACCAcaatacactacagtacagagcCATTCCAACCAATGTACTGCTAGACACACACATTTAGTCCGTGTTGCTATTTTAGAGTAGGATGCTGACTGGGCCTTGACCAAAATGTACAAATGTACCCGTTATACCTTTTCCTTAGCTATTTGAAGAGTAG
It encodes:
- the m6pr gene encoding cation-dependent mannose-6-phosphate receptor isoform X1 produces the protein MKVSMSPPHTATSVRLLVLAVQLVLLVCGGQASDDTKRCKLFSDSPAERKVLSLLEPLTNKTFSVATTSGKESYTYKFQVCGDAGKTVGAGLVQIDQKGEKSETVLGLYTATQAIGGSDWVMLIYSNGTKYDAHCSKEMRKAIVMISCNRGVEMGKLEVVLEERERNTDCFYLFELDSSAVCPALPSQLSAGSIILIIGFVLLSVYLICGFLYQRLIVGAKGLQQFPNYVFWTQVGNLAADGCNFVFRTQGTEEEPPTYRGVSTEPEEQPEERDDHLLPM
- the m6pr gene encoding cation-dependent mannose-6-phosphate receptor isoform X2, which codes for MSPPHTATSVRLLVLAVQLVLLVCGGQASDDTKRCKLFSDSPAERKVLSLLEPLTNKTFSVATTSGKESYTYKFQVCGDAGKTVGAGLVQIDQKGEKSETVLGLYTATQAIGGSDWVMLIYSNGTKYDAHCSKEMRKAIVMISCNRGVEMGKLEVVLEERERNTDCFYLFELDSSAVCPALPSQLSAGSIILIIGFVLLSVYLICGFLYQRLIVGAKGLQQFPNYVFWTQVGNLAADGCNFVFRTQGTEEEPPTYRGVSTEPEEQPEERDDHLLPM